From Methanomicrobiales archaeon HGW-Methanomicrobiales-1, a single genomic window includes:
- a CDS encoding TIGR00270 family protein: MQCEMCGETIRGTPKLVRVEGAELSVCMKCEKFGTEVQQVRRTGLPSPARAPAKPGLPKGGAAAPTWHKRDMFDFMEGEVVEDYAIRIRNARMEKGLSQKDLAMQMKEREHLIKKIENAELIPEDDVRKKLEKVLSIRLIDAPAEPEAGKKVPGSLAPTLGDLTIIRKVKK; encoded by the coding sequence ATGCAATGCGAAATGTGCGGAGAAACAATACGCGGCACCCCTAAGTTAGTCCGTGTCGAGGGAGCTGAACTCTCGGTATGCATGAAATGCGAGAAGTTCGGCACCGAGGTGCAACAGGTCCGGCGAACGGGTCTTCCCAGTCCAGCACGGGCCCCGGCAAAACCCGGCTTACCAAAGGGCGGTGCGGCCGCCCCGACCTGGCACAAACGGGACATGTTTGATTTCATGGAAGGCGAGGTTGTGGAGGACTACGCGATCCGGATCCGGAATGCCCGGATGGAAAAAGGCCTCTCCCAGAAAGATCTCGCCATGCAGATGAAAGAGAGGGAACACTTAATCAAGAAGATCGAGAATGCCGAGTTGATCCCGGAAGACGATGTGCGGAAAAAACTCGAAAAGGTTTTGAGTATCCGGCTTATCGATGCCCCGGCAGAACCAGAGGCCGGCAAGAAGGTTCCCGGCAGTCTTGCACCGACCCTTGGGGATCTCACGATTATCCGGAAAGTAAAGAAATAA
- a CDS encoding anion permease, with translation MLLPPEILIAAIIIIALIFDFTNGFHDAANAISTVISTKVLTPRKAVIFAAFFNFVAAFVMGVAVASTMAHIVNLNQVAASMIPYIILGALLAAIAWNIFTWKVALPTSSSHALIGGLVGAGISAAGVSVIHWETIGLTIAFMVVSAIVGLVAGYLFMVLLLRTVRGAPKVKADYYFKKLQLCSAALFSFSHGSNDAQKTVGIILPLLFSIGYFGASADTGNLPVPPWVIIACYGAISLGTLSGGMRIVKTMGYKIMKVRPVHGFAAETASAMTIIGATLGGIPVSTTQVISSAIMGVGSTSGVHNVGWGVGKRILWAWVLTIPLSAGLGFLIFRVISLFM, from the coding sequence ATGCTTCTGCCACCGGAAATCCTTATTGCAGCGATCATCATCATTGCCCTGATCTTCGACTTTACCAACGGGTTCCACGATGCGGCAAATGCGATATCCACGGTCATCTCAACAAAAGTCCTCACGCCGCGAAAAGCGGTGATCTTTGCAGCGTTTTTTAATTTTGTTGCTGCATTCGTGATGGGAGTTGCCGTAGCCTCCACGATGGCCCATATCGTCAACCTCAACCAGGTTGCAGCCAGCATGATCCCGTACATTATCCTGGGGGCATTGCTCGCGGCGATAGCCTGGAATATCTTCACCTGGAAGGTCGCCCTTCCCACCTCATCGTCGCATGCACTCATCGGGGGCCTGGTGGGAGCGGGGATCTCTGCGGCTGGTGTATCGGTGATTCACTGGGAAACGATCGGACTGACCATTGCATTCATGGTCGTGTCTGCCATTGTCGGCCTGGTTGCGGGATACCTGTTCATGGTCCTCCTGCTCCGCACCGTCCGGGGAGCTCCGAAGGTAAAAGCTGATTATTATTTCAAAAAACTCCAGCTCTGTTCGGCGGCGTTATTCAGCTTCTCCCATGGTTCGAACGATGCCCAGAAGACCGTCGGCATTATTCTTCCCCTGCTCTTCTCCATCGGCTATTTCGGGGCATCTGCCGACACGGGCAACCTTCCTGTCCCGCCATGGGTCATCATTGCCTGTTATGGCGCGATATCGCTTGGCACCCTTTCAGGAGGTATGCGCATTGTCAAGACCATGGGATACAAGATCATGAAGGTTCGGCCGGTCCATGGGTTTGCCGCAGAGACCGCGAGCGCCATGACCATTATCGGGGCAACCCTCGGAGGGATCCCGGTCAGTACTACCCAGGTGATCAGTTCTGCGATCATGGGCGTGGGTTCCACGAGCGGAGTTCATAATGTTGGCTGGGGTGTCGGGAAAAGGATCCTGTGGGCATGGGTACTGACCATTCCCCTCAGTGCCGGGCTCGGGTTTTTGATATTCCGGGTAATCAGCCTGTTCATGTAG
- the clpB gene encoding ATP-dependent chaperone ClpB, with protein sequence MNFNNFTIKSQEAVQKATEIATAQQNQAIETSHILKGMLMVDENVIPYLLKKLNVNLDVFTPALDRIIETYPTVSGGEHFLSSDANTALQKASALAQEFHDEFVTLEHLLLGILSVNDKTSKLLKENGVAEKDLKTAISQLRKGSTVKSQNAEETYNSLETYARNLNNLARTGKLDPVIGRDEEIRRVLQILSRRTKNNPILIGEPGVGKTAIAEGLAHRIIDGDVPENLKNKQIYSLDMGALIAGAKFKGEFEERLKSVVKEVISAEGEIVLFIDEIHTLVGAGASEGAMDAANILKPALSRGELHVIGATTLKEYQKYFEKDKALERRFQPVMVNEPDTLSAISILRGIKEKYETHHHVRIKDEAIIAAVELSQRYISDRFLPDKAIDLIDEAASKLRLEINSKPEELEIIERKIRQLEIEREAIKREKDQGKLKGLNEEIGNLTEERNRLQAKWQSEKELVEQIQLRKTDIENLKFEAESAERKGDLGKVAEIRYGRIPENEKIIEELKGKLTVLQKDSAMVNEEVDAEEIAEVVSRWTGIPVSRMLQSEKQKLLTLETELHKRVVGQDEAIGAVADAIRRSRAGLQDTKRPIGSFIFLGTTGVGKTELAKALAEFLFNNENSMVRIDMSEYQERHTVSRLVGAPPGYVGYEESGQLTEAVRRKPYSVVLLDEIEKAHPDVFNILLQVLDDGRLTDNKGRTVDFKNTIIIMTSNIGSTIIQENMEQVTDKNRDEVYDRTKEQVFELLKKTIRPEFLNRIDEIIMFRPLTKDEIQTVVDIQLGNVQKMLGKSDIRLKATKKAIQFIATLGFDPQFGARPIKRVIQKNLLNELSKMILEGTVNKEKEILVDEKGGKLTFSNA encoded by the coding sequence ATGAATTTTAATAATTTCACCATAAAATCACAGGAAGCCGTACAGAAGGCAACGGAGATTGCAACGGCACAACAGAACCAGGCGATCGAGACTTCGCATATACTCAAAGGGATGCTGATGGTTGATGAGAACGTCATCCCGTATCTCTTAAAAAAACTGAATGTAAACCTCGATGTTTTCACCCCTGCGCTTGACCGGATCATCGAAACTTATCCCACGGTCAGTGGCGGGGAGCACTTCCTCTCCAGTGATGCCAACACCGCCCTGCAGAAAGCCTCGGCACTTGCCCAGGAATTCCATGATGAATTTGTCACCCTTGAGCATCTTCTCTTAGGAATCCTTTCGGTGAACGACAAAACCTCAAAACTGCTCAAGGAGAACGGGGTTGCTGAAAAAGACTTAAAGACCGCGATCAGCCAGTTACGGAAAGGATCGACGGTAAAAAGCCAGAACGCAGAAGAGACCTATAATTCGTTGGAAACGTACGCACGGAACTTAAACAATCTTGCCCGTACCGGCAAGCTCGATCCGGTCATTGGCCGGGATGAAGAGATCCGCAGGGTTTTGCAGATCCTTTCCCGGCGAACGAAGAACAACCCGATCCTCATAGGAGAACCCGGTGTGGGAAAGACCGCCATTGCCGAAGGTCTCGCCCACCGGATCATTGACGGGGATGTGCCGGAGAACCTGAAGAACAAGCAGATCTATTCGCTCGATATGGGGGCCCTGATCGCCGGGGCGAAGTTCAAGGGAGAGTTCGAGGAGCGGTTGAAAAGCGTGGTCAAGGAAGTGATCTCTGCTGAAGGGGAGATTGTCCTGTTCATCGATGAGATCCATACGCTGGTCGGGGCCGGCGCCAGCGAGGGCGCCATGGATGCGGCCAATATTCTCAAACCCGCGCTCTCCCGGGGAGAACTGCATGTCATCGGCGCCACGACCTTAAAAGAATACCAGAAATATTTCGAGAAGGACAAGGCGCTTGAGCGGCGGTTCCAGCCTGTGATGGTCAATGAGCCGGATACCCTGAGTGCGATCTCCATCCTCCGGGGAATCAAGGAGAAATACGAGACCCATCACCATGTGAGGATCAAGGATGAAGCGATCATTGCCGCTGTGGAACTTTCTCAACGCTATATCTCTGACCGTTTCTTACCCGACAAGGCAATCGACCTGATCGATGAGGCGGCATCAAAACTTCGGCTCGAGATCAACTCGAAACCGGAAGAGTTAGAGATCATTGAACGGAAGATCCGGCAGCTGGAAATTGAACGGGAAGCGATCAAACGGGAAAAAGACCAGGGGAAACTCAAGGGCTTAAACGAGGAGATCGGAAACCTGACCGAGGAACGAAACCGGTTGCAGGCAAAATGGCAATCGGAAAAAGAACTGGTGGAACAGATCCAGTTGCGTAAAACGGATATCGAGAACCTGAAATTCGAGGCCGAAAGTGCCGAACGTAAAGGGGATCTCGGTAAGGTAGCAGAGATCCGGTATGGTCGTATCCCGGAAAATGAAAAGATCATTGAGGAACTCAAAGGAAAACTGACCGTGCTCCAGAAGGATTCCGCGATGGTCAACGAAGAAGTGGATGCGGAGGAGATTGCTGAAGTGGTTTCGCGCTGGACCGGCATTCCGGTCAGCCGGATGCTGCAGAGCGAGAAGCAGAAACTGCTGACCCTCGAGACCGAACTCCACAAGCGTGTCGTGGGACAGGATGAAGCCATCGGCGCAGTTGCGGATGCGATCCGGCGGAGCCGGGCCGGATTACAGGACACGAAACGCCCGATCGGTTCCTTCATCTTCCTCGGGACAACCGGGGTCGGGAAGACCGAACTGGCAAAGGCGCTCGCAGAATTCCTCTTCAACAACGAGAACAGCATGGTGCGAATCGATATGTCGGAGTACCAGGAACGGCATACGGTCTCAAGGCTGGTCGGGGCACCTCCGGGCTACGTGGGTTATGAAGAGAGCGGGCAGCTGACCGAAGCAGTCCGGAGAAAACCCTATTCAGTGGTACTACTGGATGAGATCGAAAAAGCCCACCCGGATGTCTTTAACATCCTGCTGCAGGTTCTTGACGATGGCCGCCTTACGGACAACAAGGGCCGCACGGTGGATTTCAAGAATACCATCATCATCATGACCTCGAACATCGGCTCTACCATCATCCAGGAGAACATGGAGCAGGTCACCGATAAGAACCGTGACGAGGTATACGACCGCACCAAGGAACAGGTCTTTGAGCTGCTGAAAAAGACCATCCGTCCCGAGTTCCTCAACCGGATCGATGAGATCATTATGTTCCGGCCGCTCACCAAAGATGAGATCCAGACGGTAGTCGATATTCAGCTGGGCAATGTCCAGAAGATGCTCGGCAAGAGCGATATCCGGCTCAAGGCAACAAAGAAAGCGATCCAGTTCATTGCCACCCTGGGCTTTGACCCGCAGTTCGGTGCACGGCCGATCAAACGGGTGATCCAGAAGAACCTGTTAAACGAATTGTCAAAGATGATCCTGGAAGGAACCGTGAATAAGGAGAAGGAGATCCTGGTGGATGAGAAGGGCGGGAAACTGACCTTCTCAAATGCTTGA
- a CDS encoding proteasome-activating nucleotidase (required for the ATP-dependent degradation of proteins by the 20S proteasome), whose translation MGDILHQSTEPQTPEELYRLYRTLSEQLREQLGQIESDKHELEVQMMERVGNLESRNLELREQLRQTEADKRYIETQKIRYEREVRKLKSESEQLRSPPLIIGTVTDIVDSTRVIVRSSAGPRFMVRSSPSISADDLKPGVRCTLNQQSLAIVELLPNSFDSQVYGMELVDSPTETYADIGGLQAQINEIREAVELPLKRPELFRQIGIEPPKGVLLHGPPGTGKTLLAKAVAHETNAHFMRVVGSELVQKYIGEGARLVRELFDLAKKKAPTIIFIDEIDAVGASRTEANTSGDREVQRTLMQLLAGMDGFENRGDVKIIGATNRIDILDKALLRPGRFDRIIEIPLPDVDGRLSILKVHSRSLAVDSDINLIEVAQLTEGRNGADLYAICMEAGMFAIRKERPTITQDDFRAAVAKVGLDFNRGPLDVEGEMFA comes from the coding sequence ATGGGCGACATCCTCCATCAATCCACGGAACCCCAGACGCCGGAAGAGCTGTACAGACTGTACAGGACGCTTTCTGAACAGCTCCGCGAGCAGCTGGGCCAGATCGAAAGCGACAAGCATGAGCTGGAAGTCCAGATGATGGAGCGGGTAGGGAACCTGGAATCAAGGAATCTTGAGCTCCGCGAACAGCTGCGGCAGACCGAAGCGGACAAGCGGTATATCGAGACCCAGAAGATCCGGTATGAGCGTGAAGTCAGGAAGCTCAAGAGCGAGAGCGAGCAGCTCAGGAGCCCGCCGCTTATCATCGGGACGGTTACCGATATCGTGGATTCCACGCGGGTGATCGTGCGAAGCAGTGCAGGCCCCCGCTTCATGGTGAGGAGTTCGCCTTCGATAAGTGCAGATGATCTTAAGCCCGGCGTGAGGTGCACGCTCAACCAGCAGTCGTTAGCCATTGTCGAACTGCTGCCCAACAGTTTCGATTCACAGGTCTATGGCATGGAACTGGTGGATTCCCCGACCGAGACCTACGCGGATATCGGGGGATTGCAGGCCCAAATCAATGAGATCCGGGAAGCCGTTGAACTCCCGCTCAAGCGCCCTGAACTGTTCCGGCAGATCGGTATAGAGCCGCCCAAGGGGGTGCTGCTCCACGGTCCGCCGGGCACGGGAAAGACCCTGCTGGCAAAGGCAGTTGCGCATGAGACCAATGCCCATTTCATGCGAGTGGTGGGTTCCGAGCTGGTCCAGAAATACATTGGCGAAGGTGCCCGGCTGGTTCGCGAGCTCTTCGATCTTGCCAAGAAGAAGGCCCCGACCATCATCTTTATCGATGAGATCGATGCAGTGGGTGCGTCCCGCACGGAGGCAAATACATCCGGTGACCGCGAAGTACAGCGAACCCTCATGCAGCTGCTGGCCGGCATGGACGGGTTCGAGAACCGGGGCGATGTGAAGATTATCGGTGCCACGAATCGGATTGATATTCTGGATAAGGCACTGCTCCGCCCCGGTCGGTTTGACCGAATCATCGAGATCCCGCTTCCCGATGTGGACGGGCGGCTCTCAATCTTAAAGGTGCACAGCCGCTCGCTTGCGGTTGATTCGGATATCAATCTTATCGAAGTTGCCCAGCTAACGGAAGGCCGGAACGGTGCCGATCTGTACGCGATCTGCATGGAAGCAGGTATGTTTGCGATCCGGAAGGAACGCCCCACCATTACGCAGGACGATTTCCGGGCGGCAGTGGCAAAGGTAGGCCTTGATTTCAACCGCGGCCCGCTGGATGTTGAAGGCGAGATGTTTGCGTAA
- a CDS encoding CPBP family intramembrane metalloprotease: METPAPTVTCGSPAAPANPRVTVLTFVILAFAFSSVFWYLTSMTPLIADNRGIMMAYTLGLMWCPTLAAVITRLWFQRNLKGFGIRLGKPVWLAMGILIPITVGLVMFGFAWITGIASFNSDNALVVFSLSFIPAFMYAIVFNIFAAAGEEFGWRGFLVPELGRFSGFTTIALISAAVWTSWHIPMILFGTYHGTGPVWYSLAVFIPSVMGAGVILAWLRLASGSVWVAILFHGLWNYFIQAFYPALTVTTPAGSEMLGEFGWFVAIVYVVLALVFWHFRNRLPKLPAEGL; the protein is encoded by the coding sequence ATGGAAACTCCAGCCCCAACCGTGACCTGCGGCTCACCGGCCGCTCCGGCCAACCCCCGGGTCACTGTCCTGACGTTCGTTATCCTCGCATTTGCGTTCTCATCGGTATTCTGGTACCTGACTTCGATGACACCGCTCATAGCAGACAACCGGGGCATCATGATGGCATACACACTCGGGCTTATGTGGTGCCCGACGCTCGCCGCAGTCATCACCCGGCTCTGGTTCCAGCGGAACCTGAAGGGCTTTGGTATACGGCTTGGAAAACCGGTCTGGCTTGCCATGGGAATCCTCATCCCCATCACGGTCGGACTTGTCATGTTCGGTTTTGCGTGGATCACCGGTATCGCATCGTTCAATTCCGATAATGCCCTTGTTGTCTTCTCGCTCTCATTCATCCCCGCGTTCATGTACGCCATAGTGTTCAACATTTTTGCTGCTGCCGGGGAGGAGTTCGGCTGGCGGGGCTTCCTCGTCCCCGAACTGGGCCGGTTCTCCGGATTCACAACCATTGCGCTGATCTCCGCAGCCGTCTGGACCTCGTGGCACATCCCGATGATCCTCTTTGGTACCTACCATGGCACAGGACCCGTCTGGTATTCGCTTGCTGTTTTCATCCCTTCGGTCATGGGCGCCGGGGTCATCCTTGCCTGGCTCCGCCTCGCTTCGGGAAGTGTCTGGGTAGCGATCCTCTTCCACGGGTTATGGAACTATTTCATCCAGGCCTTTTATCCCGCCCTCACGGTCACGACACCGGCCGGATCCGAGATGCTGGGCGAATTCGGGTGGTTTGTTGCGATCGTTTACGTTGTCCTAGCTCTCGTCTTCTGGCATTTCCGAAACCGGCTCCCGAAGCTGCCCGCAGAAGGGTTGTGA
- the tfb gene encoding transcription initiation factor IIB (stabilizes TBP binding to an archaeal box-A promoter; responsible for recruiting RNA polymerase II to the pre-initiation complex), with translation MAEIEQLKVLQSQRESFKSRTKQNELEKKAENQTETTCPECGSRVLVHDRERAELVCKNCGLVLDDEFIDRGPEWRAFDSEQRNKRARTGAPMTMTIHDKGLSTMIDWRNKDSYGRSISSKNRAQLYRLRKWQRRIRVSNATERNLAFALSELDRMASALGLPRNIRESSAVVYRDAVDKNLIRGRSIEGVAAAALYAACRQCSVPRTLDEIAEVSRVSRKEIGRTFRFISRELSLRLLPTSPMDYVPRFCSGLTLKGEVQSRTIEILRLATEHELTSGKGPTGVAAAAIYIASILSGERRTQREVAEVAGVTEVTIRNRYKELAEKLDIEIIL, from the coding sequence ATGGCGGAAATTGAACAGTTAAAAGTCCTCCAGTCTCAGCGGGAATCGTTCAAATCACGAACGAAACAGAATGAGCTGGAGAAGAAAGCGGAAAACCAGACCGAAACCACCTGCCCGGAGTGTGGCAGCCGCGTGCTGGTCCACGACCGTGAGCGGGCAGAACTGGTCTGCAAGAATTGCGGGCTGGTACTTGATGACGAGTTCATTGACCGGGGTCCCGAGTGGCGTGCGTTTGACTCCGAGCAGCGGAACAAACGGGCCCGTACCGGCGCACCGATGACCATGACGATCCATGACAAGGGTCTCTCCACCATGATCGACTGGCGCAACAAGGATTCGTATGGCAGATCGATCTCGTCCAAGAACCGGGCCCAGCTTTACCGTCTCCGCAAATGGCAGCGCCGTATCCGCGTCAGCAATGCGACCGAGCGGAACCTGGCGTTTGCACTATCGGAACTGGACCGGATGGCTTCCGCACTGGGCCTGCCGCGGAACATCCGCGAGAGCTCCGCGGTGGTGTACCGTGATGCCGTTGATAAGAACCTGATCCGTGGCCGGAGCATCGAAGGCGTAGCAGCAGCAGCGCTCTATGCCGCCTGCCGGCAGTGCAGCGTGCCCAGAACCCTCGATGAGATTGCAGAAGTCTCCCGGGTATCGAGAAAAGAGATCGGCAGGACTTTCCGGTTCATCTCCCGTGAACTGAGTTTAAGGCTCCTTCCAACCTCGCCGATGGACTACGTGCCCCGGTTCTGTTCGGGCCTCACCCTCAAAGGAGAAGTCCAGAGCCGGACCATCGAGATCCTCCGGCTGGCTACCGAACATGAACTGACGAGCGGCAAGGGGCCAACCGGTGTCGCGGCAGCAGCGATCTACATTGCCTCCATCCTCAGCGGAGAGCGGCGCACCCAGCGCGAAGTAGCAGAAGTTGCCGGTGTGACCGAAGTCACCATACGGAACCGGTACAAGGAACTTGCAGAAAAACTGGATATCGAGATCATTCTCTGA
- a CDS encoding aminoglycoside phosphotransferase: MADTNSGTSRNAAPKNDDEFKKRYGEQVGSGMSAVVYARDGIAAKVYRLGQPSRQVFQEAFTLAAVAEHGIPAPKVYGVETFLGRTAILMDQVKGESLSDRMVRSPEKTAKCLDKVVELQVAMHKVISSHFRPIKLVLRGNILVAPGLMDAEREPLLSRLASLPDGFAILHGDFHGGNILFDGSSYKIIDWAEVALGDPAADVARSYMDYFLMGRKDLSEMHLAKYCASTGISREEVFAWLPVMAGSLYGFLSEDAKRILRPLF; this comes from the coding sequence ATGGCTGACACAAATTCAGGAACTTCCAGAAACGCAGCGCCCAAGAATGATGACGAGTTTAAGAAACGCTATGGCGAACAGGTTGGCAGCGGGATGTCTGCGGTAGTCTATGCCCGCGATGGCATCGCGGCAAAGGTCTACCGGCTTGGCCAGCCTTCACGACAGGTGTTCCAAGAGGCATTTACCCTGGCTGCTGTGGCGGAGCATGGTATTCCGGCCCCCAAAGTCTATGGTGTTGAGACGTTCCTTGGCAGGACCGCGATCCTGATGGACCAGGTGAAAGGTGAATCTCTCTCAGACCGGATGGTGCGATCGCCGGAGAAGACCGCCAAATGTCTCGACAAAGTGGTAGAACTCCAGGTCGCGATGCACAAGGTGATCTCATCCCACTTCCGCCCAATCAAGTTAGTCCTCAGGGGAAATATCCTCGTGGCCCCCGGGCTTATGGATGCGGAGCGGGAGCCGCTTCTTTCCCGTCTCGCGTCCCTCCCGGACGGTTTTGCAATTCTCCACGGGGATTTCCACGGCGGCAATATCCTCTTTGACGGGTCATCGTACAAGATAATCGACTGGGCCGAAGTAGCCCTCGGGGACCCGGCAGCGGATGTTGCCCGGAGTTACATGGACTACTTCCTCATGGGCAGGAAGGACCTCAGTGAGATGCACCTTGCCAAGTACTGCGCTTCTACGGGCATTTCCAGGGAAGAGGTCTTTGCGTGGCTTCCGGTCATGGCAGGATCGCTGTACGGGTTCCTTTCTGAGGATGCAAAGCGGATCCTCCGACCGCTTTTTTAA
- a CDS encoding 4-oxalocrotonate tautomerase, whose protein sequence is MPVITIDLWAVSPETKAELIEKLTKTASEITKLPPPAFFVYIREYPTDAIGVGGVPLSQQKLPPGAPPK, encoded by the coding sequence ATGCCGGTAATTACGATTGATCTTTGGGCGGTAAGCCCTGAAACAAAAGCAGAACTGATCGAGAAACTGACTAAAACCGCGTCGGAGATCACGAAACTTCCGCCACCCGCATTTTTTGTGTATATCCGGGAGTACCCGACTGATGCTATCGGTGTTGGGGGAGTCCCGCTCTCCCAGCAGAAATTACCTCCGGGTGCGCCTCCCAAATAG
- a CDS encoding transcriptional regulator produces the protein MYRHPEYRYMPKKRMYVCSLEAAMDVIGGKWKPHILWKIKETPLRFGAIQEKLPAISPKMLTRQLRALEADRLVSRTEYPGMPPRVEYALTARGQTIIPLLMSLKNWADEELADQINESH, from the coding sequence ATGTATCGGCACCCGGAATACCGGTATATGCCCAAAAAACGGATGTACGTCTGTTCGCTCGAGGCGGCAATGGATGTGATTGGCGGGAAATGGAAACCGCATATTCTCTGGAAGATCAAGGAAACCCCGCTCCGTTTCGGGGCAATCCAGGAAAAACTGCCCGCGATCTCCCCAAAAATGCTCACCAGGCAGCTCAGGGCCCTTGAAGCAGATCGCCTGGTCTCCCGCACGGAATATCCCGGCATGCCTCCCCGCGTCGAGTATGCCCTGACGGCGCGGGGGCAGACCATCATCCCGCTCCTCATGTCGCTGAAAAACTGGGCAGATGAGGAACTGGCAGACCAGATCAACGAGAGCCACTAA
- a CDS encoding aldo/keto reductase produces MLYRKFPQVNHEISILGFGCMRLPPEEGQQAGGKIDVPKATALIRTAIDGGVNYIDTAYPYHNGESEVVVGKALGDGYRDRVFLATKLPSWLVTSREDMGRYLDEQLAKLATDHIDFYLLHGLGGETWENLSKLGVLEFLDSARADGRIRYPAFSFHDQFPVFKEIVDAYEWTFAQIQYNYMDEEYQAGTQGLRYAAEQGLGIVVMEPLRGGLLSGDVPAIHEHIQSAPVRRTPSEWGLRWVWNHPEVTVVLSGMNAIEQVKENLASAEQGRANSLSPGELAVVETMRETFASRVKIPCTGCRYCMPCPNGVDIPSCFMYYNQAYTYEAKEKAAGVYLWALDGSFSGGIPGFASCCVLCGECEDKCPQHLPIREYLQDVGDLFGK; encoded by the coding sequence ATGCTGTACAGGAAGTTCCCCCAGGTTAATCACGAGATATCTATCCTCGGTTTCGGGTGCATGCGGTTACCTCCTGAAGAGGGTCAGCAGGCTGGAGGAAAGATCGATGTGCCAAAGGCAACCGCCCTGATCCGCACCGCCATCGACGGCGGGGTCAATTATATCGATACGGCTTACCCGTACCACAACGGGGAAAGCGAGGTGGTTGTCGGGAAGGCGCTTGGCGACGGGTACCGCGACAGGGTTTTTCTCGCCACCAAGCTCCCGAGCTGGCTTGTCACCAGCCGGGAGGACATGGGCCGGTACCTGGATGAACAGCTTGCAAAGCTCGCAACGGATCATATCGATTTCTATCTCCTCCACGGGCTGGGTGGCGAAACATGGGAGAACCTTTCCAAACTCGGCGTACTTGAATTCCTTGACAGTGCCCGGGCCGACGGCCGGATCCGGTACCCTGCGTTCTCTTTCCACGACCAGTTCCCGGTCTTTAAGGAGATCGTCGATGCCTATGAGTGGACCTTTGCCCAGATCCAGTACAATTACATGGACGAAGAGTACCAGGCTGGCACGCAGGGGCTCAGGTATGCAGCGGAACAGGGCCTTGGCATCGTTGTCATGGAACCGCTCCGGGGCGGTCTCCTCTCGGGAGACGTCCCCGCAATCCACGAGCATATCCAGAGCGCCCCGGTCCGGCGCACTCCGTCGGAATGGGGACTTCGCTGGGTCTGGAACCACCCGGAAGTCACGGTCGTGCTCTCCGGTATGAATGCAATAGAGCAGGTTAAAGAGAACCTTGCCAGTGCAGAGCAGGGCAGGGCGAATTCTCTCTCACCCGGAGAACTTGCCGTTGTTGAAACAATGCGGGAGACGTTTGCCTCCCGGGTGAAGATCCCGTGCACCGGCTGCCGCTACTGCATGCCGTGCCCAAACGGCGTTGATATTCCCTCATGCTTCATGTATTACAACCAGGCGTACACCTACGAGGCAAAGGAGAAAGCAGCGGGCGTATACCTCTGGGCCCTCGACGGTTCGTTTTCCGGGGGAATTCCGGGGTTTGCCTCCTGTTGTGTCCTGTGCGGGGAGTGCGAGGACAAATGTCCGCAGCATCTTCCCATCCGGGAATATTTACAGGATGTTGGGGATTTATTCGGGAAATGA
- a CDS encoding DUF47 domain-containing protein — protein sequence MGLREFLLPQDTVFFDLFEQQAALLGESAAKLVILTEDFTNTREKYREIELLGQQADRVTSDIKRELSKVFITPFEPEEISGLALALDAVMVYIAGSAERMLYYDIRQPDAHMVSLAKMISLSVTELEAAIKGIRTMKNPELIEKHCHEVSQVRRLSHDLLSDAITEVVRREDALQVIKSKDIYEHLEETTGHCKNAADVLSNIAIRHA from the coding sequence ATGGGTTTAAGGGAATTTCTGCTTCCACAGGACACGGTTTTTTTCGACCTTTTCGAACAACAGGCAGCCCTGCTTGGAGAAAGTGCCGCAAAACTCGTCATCCTTACCGAAGATTTTACCAATACCAGGGAGAAATACCGCGAGATCGAACTTCTCGGGCAGCAGGCAGACCGGGTAACCAGCGATATCAAGAGGGAACTCTCGAAGGTCTTTATTACGCCTTTTGAGCCTGAAGAGATATCGGGTCTCGCACTGGCACTCGACGCTGTCATGGTCTATATTGCAGGGTCTGCCGAACGGATGCTCTATTACGATATCCGGCAACCTGACGCTCACATGGTCTCTCTTGCCAAAATGATCAGCCTGTCAGTGACCGAACTCGAGGCTGCAATAAAAGGGATCAGGACCATGAAAAATCCTGAGCTTATCGAGAAGCATTGCCATGAGGTGAGCCAGGTGAGGCGCCTCTCCCATGACCTGCTCTCGGATGCAATCACTGAAGTGGTCCGGAGGGAGGATGCACTCCAGGTCATCAAGTCCAAGGATATCTATGAGCACCTCGAAGAAACGACCGGTCATTGTAAAAACGCCGCAGATGTACTCTCGAACATTGCCATCCGCCATGCCTGA